The following proteins come from a genomic window of Methanocella conradii HZ254:
- the oadA gene encoding sodium-extruding oxaloacetate decarboxylase subunit alpha encodes MVKITDTILRDAHQSLAATRMRTEDMLPIIEKLDAVGFFSLEAWGGATFDSCIRFLNEDPWERLRMIKKAAKNTPIQMLLRGQNLVGYRHYSDDVVEKFVTLAAKNGVDIFRIFDAVNDVRNMEASIRAAKKCGSHVQGTICYTISPVHSNEAFVEMAKRLAELECDSICVKDMAGLILPAPAYDLVSRLKKEVGLPVDLHCHCTNGIAPMSYYAAAQAGVDILDTAMSPFSFGTSQPATESVVGALQGTPYDTGLDLKLLAEIAEYFLKVREKYEGIIDPIAERIDVNVLVYQIPGGMLSNLVSQLKQQNKLDMYDAVLKEVPVVRRELGYPPLVTPTSQIVGTQAVLNVVMGERYKVVPKEVKDYVKGFYGRTPAPVDPEIQKKVIGDEQPIACRPADLLKPEMPEVVAKVNALGLKEVKEEDYVTYALYPQVAEKFLKGEIKPEPLTPRASGQKSKLGPNARRFLIEMDGVVKEIRIEALDAPLPTVALAPAPGPVQEAAPVEEGTVNGAVTSPMQGTILKVNVKVGDSVKKGDVIAVLEAMKMENDIVAHSSGVVKAVYAQKGKNVEANAVLAIIE; translated from the coding sequence ATGGTAAAGATAACGGACACGATCCTGAGAGACGCCCACCAGTCACTGGCGGCGACGCGCATGAGGACGGAGGACATGCTCCCTATCATCGAGAAGCTGGACGCGGTAGGCTTTTTCTCGCTAGAGGCATGGGGAGGCGCGACCTTCGACTCATGCATACGGTTCCTCAACGAGGACCCGTGGGAACGGCTGCGAATGATCAAAAAGGCCGCCAAAAATACCCCGATACAGATGCTTCTCAGGGGCCAGAACCTCGTTGGGTACAGGCATTACTCGGACGACGTGGTGGAAAAGTTCGTCACCCTCGCCGCGAAGAACGGGGTGGATATCTTCAGGATATTCGACGCCGTTAATGACGTGAGGAACATGGAGGCCTCCATAAGGGCGGCGAAGAAGTGTGGCTCCCACGTCCAGGGCACTATTTGCTATACCATAAGCCCTGTGCACTCCAACGAAGCCTTCGTCGAGATGGCCAAAAGGCTCGCGGAGCTCGAATGCGACTCAATATGCGTCAAGGACATGGCCGGGCTCATCCTGCCTGCGCCTGCATACGACCTCGTCTCGAGGCTAAAGAAGGAGGTCGGGCTTCCGGTGGATTTGCACTGCCATTGTACGAATGGCATAGCCCCGATGAGCTACTACGCGGCGGCGCAGGCAGGGGTGGACATCCTCGACACTGCGATGTCCCCCTTCAGCTTTGGCACCTCCCAGCCCGCCACGGAATCGGTCGTCGGCGCCCTGCAGGGAACGCCCTATGATACTGGCCTCGACTTAAAGCTGCTCGCGGAGATAGCCGAGTACTTTTTAAAGGTAAGGGAGAAGTATGAGGGCATCATCGACCCCATCGCGGAGCGCATCGACGTAAACGTTCTGGTCTACCAGATACCGGGGGGCATGCTCTCAAACCTAGTGTCTCAATTGAAACAGCAGAACAAGCTGGACATGTACGACGCCGTCCTTAAGGAGGTGCCGGTAGTCCGCCGCGAGCTGGGATACCCGCCGTTAGTTACGCCGACCTCGCAAATCGTGGGCACCCAGGCCGTGCTCAACGTGGTGATGGGGGAGCGCTACAAGGTAGTGCCAAAGGAGGTCAAGGACTACGTGAAAGGCTTCTATGGCAGGACGCCGGCTCCCGTGGACCCCGAGATACAGAAGAAGGTCATAGGCGACGAGCAGCCTATAGCCTGCCGCCCCGCGGACCTCCTGAAGCCTGAGATGCCGGAAGTGGTGGCAAAGGTGAACGCCCTCGGCCTCAAGGAGGTGAAGGAGGAGGACTACGTGACCTATGCGCTCTACCCGCAGGTTGCTGAGAAGTTCCTCAAGGGGGAGATCAAGCCCGAGCCGCTGACACCCAGGGCATCTGGCCAGAAGTCAAAGCTCGGGCCTAACGCCCGCCGCTTCCTGATAGAGATGGACGGAGTCGTGAAAGAGATTAGGATAGAGGCGCTCGACGCCCCGCTGCCGACGGTTGCACTGGCCCCGGCGCCTGGCCCCGTGCAGGAGGCCGCTCCGGTGGAGGAGGGCACGGTTAACGGCGCGGTGACCAGCCCCATGCAGGGCACCATCCTTAAGGTTAACGTGAAGGTGGGGGACAGCGTAAAGAAGGGCGACGTGATAGCGGTCCTCGAGGCCATGAAGATGGAGAACGACATCGTGGCCCACAGCTCTGGCGTCGTGAAGGCCGTTTACGCTCAGAAGGGGAAGAACGTCGAGGCGAACGCCGTGCTCGCCATAATAGAGTGA
- a CDS encoding YkgJ family cysteine cluster protein, with protein MEPRKAIERLKAADVGLIAREVSRAGFRCKRCGKCCSGRFGDNTVTVFPSEMRAIMGATGLDWLDIAVPHESRDFDEEGYCHTFEWALRKKGNGDCIFLEDGRCMIYECRPFICRTYPFRLDIARMEVESYECDGLGSGGMDEASARSMAEALIQRAIVEASEAVSLLEKYEPFRPGKPIQGHRPIYIVHDSEGSRKVQKNDDGAFSFI; from the coding sequence ATGGAGCCGAGAAAGGCTATAGAGAGGCTAAAGGCCGCTGACGTAGGCCTGATAGCCCGCGAGGTGTCCAGGGCGGGCTTCAGGTGTAAGCGCTGCGGGAAGTGCTGCAGCGGCAGGTTTGGCGATAATACGGTAACGGTCTTCCCGTCTGAGATGAGGGCTATAATGGGCGCGACGGGCCTGGACTGGCTGGACATCGCAGTGCCCCACGAGAGTCGCGATTTTGACGAGGAGGGATACTGTCATACTTTTGAGTGGGCGCTGCGTAAGAAAGGGAATGGGGATTGTATTTTCCTTGAAGATGGGCGGTGTATGATATATGAGTGCCGTCCCTTTATCTGCCGTACATATCCTTTCAGGCTGGATATTGCCCGCATGGAGGTCGAATCGTACGAATGCGATGGATTAGGCTCCGGAGGTATGGATGAGGCGAGCGCGAGGAGCATGGCTGAGGCGCTTATACAAAGGGCGATAGTTGAAGCCAGTGAAGCCGTGTCACTCCTCGAAAAATACGAGCCGTTTCGCCCCGGAAAACCCATCCAGGGCCATCGGCCCATATACATTGTACACGATAGCGAAGGGTCGCGAAAAGTACAGAAAAACGACGACGGCGCATTCTCTTTCATATAA
- a CDS encoding GMP synthase subunit A — MEKLRILVINNYGQTCHLIHRALRDLGMDVKLVPNTIQVEEVLKMEPDGLVFSGGPTMERTGNGMNLVKMDLPILGICLGHQLMALAYGGETRTGKYGGFARVDVEVIDEDDILRGMAPTTKVWASHQDEVSKLPPGFKLLARSSICEIEAMRHASKPLYGVQWHPEVSHTEKGIDLLKNFLEVCSRA, encoded by the coding sequence ATGGAAAAGCTGAGAATTCTGGTAATAAATAACTATGGGCAGACCTGCCACCTCATACATAGGGCGCTGCGTGACCTCGGCATGGACGTAAAGCTCGTGCCGAACACTATACAGGTGGAGGAAGTCTTAAAGATGGAGCCTGACGGGCTTGTCTTTAGCGGCGGGCCCACCATGGAGAGGACAGGCAACGGGATGAATCTTGTTAAGATGGATTTGCCCATTTTGGGCATTTGCCTGGGCCACCAGCTCATGGCCCTCGCCTACGGGGGGGAGACGAGGACCGGAAAGTATGGAGGCTTTGCGAGGGTTGACGTGGAGGTAATCGATGAGGACGACATCCTGAGGGGGATGGCTCCCACCACTAAGGTGTGGGCGTCTCACCAGGACGAGGTGTCAAAGCTTCCGCCCGGCTTTAAGCTGCTCGCCCGATCCAGCATTTGCGAGATTGAGGCCATGCGGCATGCATCGAAGCCGCTTTACGGTGTGCAGTGGCACCCGGAGGTCTCCCACACTGAGAAGGGCATAGACCTTCTCAAAAACTTTTTAGAGGTGTGCTCCAGGGCTTGA
- a CDS encoding ABC transporter permease subunit codes for MKAVFEVAKNEFSLVARNRIIVVFVVLVLAWAAVNTLGYSRTWDKLQQDPLNIDDPFYLLGFGSFFYNLSMLFAFLSMCIGIISIADERSRGSLRVLMTKPLYRRDIITGKFLGISLFMLLLVFLGYILFVLPLIIFYGGPVSFSDFLLRLVSIIILTFLNSSFTLGLVMLFGIVLGKAEALVVSLAYIALEWVIELPSVSTYLGKPLEIIDPVILFNNAINPNSAYYIFSPDLPQFSTWLGYSMPYIVLMVAEAVAIVLVNCTLFNREET; via the coding sequence GTGAAGGCCGTGTTTGAGGTGGCTAAGAACGAGTTCTCGCTGGTAGCGAGAAATCGGATAATAGTGGTGTTCGTCGTGCTGGTCCTGGCATGGGCGGCCGTTAATACGCTTGGGTATTCTCGCACGTGGGATAAGCTACAACAAGATCCTTTGAATATCGATGATCCGTTCTATCTCCTCGGTTTCGGTAGTTTTTTCTACAACCTATCCATGCTTTTCGCGTTCCTGTCCATGTGTATAGGCATTATATCGATTGCTGACGAGAGGTCAAGAGGCTCTCTGCGGGTATTGATGACAAAGCCGCTATATCGCCGTGACATCATAACGGGTAAGTTTCTGGGCATAAGCCTATTCATGTTACTGCTAGTGTTTTTAGGCTATATACTATTTGTATTGCCGTTAATAATATTTTATGGAGGCCCTGTCTCTTTTTCGGATTTCCTCCTCAGGCTTGTCTCGATTATTATCCTGACGTTTCTTAACAGTAGCTTTACCCTGGGACTGGTAATGCTCTTCGGAATCGTGCTCGGCAAAGCAGAAGCCCTGGTAGTATCTCTCGCGTACATCGCCCTTGAATGGGTAATAGAATTACCCAGCGTGTCCACTTACCTGGGAAAACCCCTTGAGATCATAGACCCGGTGATATTATTCAATAATGCGATTAACCCGAACAGTGCCTATTATATTTTTAGCCCTGACCTCCCTCAGTTCAGCACATGGCTTGGTTATTCTATGCCATATATTGTATTGATGGTGGCCGAAGCCGTAGCCATCGTACTGGTTAATTGTACGTTATTCAATCGGGAGGAAACGTGA
- a CDS encoding EFR1 family ferrodoxin (N-terminal region resembles flavodoxins. C-terminal ferrodoxin region binds two 4Fe-4S clusters.) yields MKKDKIMAKSCIVYFSQTGNTEKVAYTIAGRLQGEGFEHVTLQLEDAHDFPEAYVDADILGIGFPTFFGYPPPHVMKFIESLEGNGRHAFVFTTYGGCTAGDSLYDAARALHERGFAILGGLKVEGFDNYPQSIWLKINEGRPNELDLARSEEFAALAIKAYREGRSLSPEALATSNLFFVKKRDKSRKETMAAMRKKIEGKVVFNKEMCLFCETCKKSCPTKSITTGEAFPEFSWKCIDGVRCFQCVRVCPGKALLYEQPISDKEYKRFLKGIADSPEEKARPYVVA; encoded by the coding sequence ATGAAAAAAGATAAAATCATGGCCAAGTCGTGCATCGTTTATTTCTCGCAGACCGGGAACACTGAAAAGGTGGCGTACACCATAGCGGGCAGGCTCCAGGGCGAGGGATTCGAGCACGTAACGCTCCAGCTTGAGGATGCCCACGACTTCCCGGAGGCGTATGTGGACGCCGATATACTGGGCATAGGATTCCCCACGTTTTTCGGCTACCCTCCCCCACACGTCATGAAGTTTATCGAGTCTTTGGAGGGCAACGGGAGGCACGCCTTCGTCTTCACGACTTATGGCGGCTGTACGGCGGGGGACAGCCTCTACGATGCGGCGAGAGCGCTACACGAAAGGGGGTTCGCCATACTGGGAGGGCTTAAGGTGGAGGGCTTTGACAACTATCCCCAGAGCATATGGCTTAAGATAAACGAGGGCAGGCCTAACGAGCTTGACCTGGCAAGGTCGGAGGAGTTCGCAGCCCTCGCCATAAAGGCATACAGGGAGGGGAGAAGTCTCAGCCCCGAAGCCCTGGCAACCTCCAATCTCTTTTTCGTAAAAAAGCGCGATAAGTCTCGAAAGGAGACAATGGCGGCCATGCGCAAAAAGATAGAGGGTAAGGTGGTCTTCAACAAGGAGATGTGCCTGTTTTGCGAGACCTGCAAGAAGTCCTGTCCTACGAAGAGCATCACCACGGGCGAGGCGTTCCCCGAGTTTAGCTGGAAGTGTATCGACGGCGTGAGGTGTTTCCAGTGTGTCAGGGTGTGCCCCGGGAAGGCGCTGCTGTATGAGCAGCCCATCTCTGATAAGGAGTATAAGAGGTTCTTGAAGGGCATCGCCGACAGCCCTGAGGAGAAGGCGAGGCCCTACGTGGTCGCCTGA
- a CDS encoding archaellum operon transcriptional activator EarA family protein: protein MEDSDGPDIWSVYRSLKHSSTRKKAFEWVCDSCMGEPEWFSARQIARGIGCSERAVLGALLGDGKRYKAEGSLVSLGIVECRESDVHGYTMLLFSPTTKGLEIFKNNMLKDYENKRR, encoded by the coding sequence ATGGAAGATAGCGACGGGCCGGATATATGGAGTGTCTACAGATCGCTGAAACATAGTAGCACACGCAAAAAAGCGTTTGAATGGGTTTGTGATAGCTGTATGGGCGAGCCAGAATGGTTTAGCGCCAGGCAAATCGCAAGAGGAATAGGCTGCTCGGAGAGGGCAGTCCTCGGAGCGTTACTAGGCGATGGAAAGAGGTATAAGGCCGAGGGATCTCTCGTAAGCCTGGGCATCGTGGAATGCCGTGAAAGCGATGTTCATGGGTACACGATGCTCCTATTCTCACCCACCACAAAAGGCCTGGAGATATTTAAGAATAACATGCTAAAAGATTATGAGAACAAACGCCGCTGA
- a CDS encoding cob(I)yrinic acid a,c-diamide adenosyltransferase, which produces MGYVYLYHGTGAGKTTSALGLALRSIGQGRKAVIVQFLKWWKDTGEYKIMERLGPDYVIRQFGRPGWICQDVSKTEVNEGGLSLKVRGIEDEDKESALEGLEFARKALLDRPGLMVLDEACLAAHLGILEVGDILALLRDVPEDTDVVLTGRFAPKELIDRADFVNEVVGRKAPERFVTTRGIQY; this is translated from the coding sequence ATGGGATACGTCTACCTTTATCATGGGACCGGGGCCGGGAAGACCACGAGTGCCCTGGGCCTGGCCTTGAGGTCTATTGGCCAGGGCAGGAAGGCCGTAATCGTCCAGTTTTTAAAGTGGTGGAAGGATACGGGCGAGTATAAGATCATGGAGCGGCTCGGGCCCGACTATGTCATCCGCCAGTTCGGGAGGCCCGGATGGATATGCCAGGACGTCTCGAAAACGGAGGTGAATGAGGGTGGCCTGTCCCTAAAGGTGAGGGGGATTGAGGATGAGGATAAAGAGTCGGCCCTGGAGGGCCTCGAATTCGCCAGGAAGGCTCTTCTTGATAGGCCTGGCCTCATGGTGCTCGACGAGGCCTGCCTCGCGGCTCATCTGGGAATCCTCGAGGTTGGCGATATACTGGCGCTTCTAAGGGATGTACCCGAGGATACGGATGTCGTGTTGACGGGGAGGTTTGCCCCGAAGGAGCTCATAGATAGGGCTGACTTCGTCAACGAGGTCGTGGGGAGGAAGGCCCCTGAGCGCTTCGTCACCACCAGGGGTATCCAGTATTAG
- a CDS encoding adenosylcobalamin-dependent ribonucleoside-diphosphate reductase translates to MDRVSMVRKRDGTLVDFDRNRILGAVHRALMATGAGGKAEAEKVADEAVRRVDEKYAGRVPTVEDIQDIVVEVFRDMGYERVALEYESYRRRKEEVRGIQRALGIGVEPKLTVNALEVLRRRYLLRDESGEIIETPAQMFRRVARAIAAADGAYGDDPKKAEEEFYLMMSGLEFMPNSPTLFNAGTGTGLAMSACYVLPVEDSLESIFTTVKNMALIEQSGGGVGFDFSRLRPAGDMVRSTKGVASGPVSFMRAFDTATEIIKSGGKRRGAMMAILRVDHPDIMEFIASKAKHGVLTNFNISVAVTDEFMRAVEDGRDYELVNPRTGKSVKRLSARHVWSQMAENAWKGGDPGVVFIDEINRHNPTPHVGRIEATNPCGEQPLLPYESCNLGSINLSRMCKNGDVDWEKLRRTIGAAVHFLDNVIDVNPYPLKEIDAMTKANRKIGLGVMGFAEMLIKLGIPYDSKDALALGERIARFLEDEAARASEELAGRRGAFPNYQGSIWKSPRRNATVTTIAPTGTISIIAGCSSGIEPLFAVAFMRHVLGGERLFEINPLFERVAKERGFYSSSLLDKVVRQGTLDGIKEVPEDVKRLFVTAHEIAPEWHVRMQAAFQKYTENAVSKTVNLPRSATPADIEGIYSLAYRLKCKGVTVYRYGSKGEQVLNLGLGEEEAKRRVTASGEYAGGMPSDTCQVCG, encoded by the coding sequence ATGGATAGAGTTAGCATGGTCAGAAAAAGGGATGGGACGCTCGTCGATTTCGACCGGAACAGGATCCTCGGCGCGGTACACAGGGCTTTGATGGCCACAGGCGCCGGGGGAAAGGCCGAGGCCGAGAAGGTCGCCGATGAGGCCGTGAGGAGGGTTGATGAGAAGTACGCGGGCCGTGTGCCCACCGTGGAGGACATCCAGGACATCGTGGTTGAAGTTTTTAGGGATATGGGCTACGAGAGGGTGGCGCTGGAATATGAGAGCTATAGGAGGAGAAAGGAGGAGGTCCGGGGCATCCAGAGAGCGCTGGGGATAGGGGTGGAGCCGAAGCTGACCGTAAACGCCCTTGAGGTGCTGAGGAGGAGGTACCTGCTGAGAGATGAGAGCGGCGAGATCATAGAGACGCCGGCGCAGATGTTCAGGCGGGTGGCCCGCGCCATCGCCGCCGCCGATGGGGCGTACGGCGATGACCCTAAAAAAGCTGAGGAGGAGTTTTATCTTATGATGAGCGGGCTGGAGTTCATGCCCAACTCCCCGACGCTGTTCAACGCAGGCACCGGGACGGGGCTTGCCATGTCTGCGTGCTACGTGCTCCCCGTTGAGGACTCCCTGGAAAGCATATTCACTACGGTGAAGAACATGGCCCTCATAGAGCAGAGCGGCGGTGGAGTGGGATTCGACTTCTCCAGGCTCAGGCCGGCGGGCGACATGGTTCGGTCTACAAAGGGCGTGGCGTCCGGCCCCGTGAGCTTCATGAGGGCGTTCGACACGGCAACCGAGATAATTAAATCGGGGGGCAAGAGGAGGGGTGCCATGATGGCCATTTTAAGGGTTGACCACCCGGACATCATGGAGTTCATCGCCTCTAAGGCGAAGCACGGGGTGCTCACGAATTTCAACATATCCGTGGCGGTGACCGATGAGTTCATGAGAGCCGTGGAAGACGGAAGAGATTATGAGCTGGTGAACCCAAGGACGGGGAAGAGCGTCAAAAGGCTAAGCGCAAGGCATGTCTGGAGCCAGATGGCGGAGAACGCCTGGAAGGGGGGCGACCCAGGCGTGGTCTTCATAGACGAGATTAACAGGCATAACCCTACGCCGCATGTGGGGCGCATCGAGGCCACCAACCCGTGTGGTGAGCAGCCGCTTCTCCCGTACGAGTCGTGTAACCTGGGCAGCATAAACCTTTCGAGGATGTGTAAAAACGGGGACGTCGACTGGGAGAAGCTGCGTAGGACTATAGGCGCAGCCGTCCACTTTTTGGATAACGTGATAGACGTCAACCCGTATCCTCTCAAGGAGATCGACGCCATGACGAAGGCCAACAGGAAGATCGGGCTAGGGGTCATGGGGTTCGCCGAGATGCTCATAAAGCTGGGAATCCCTTATGACTCGAAGGATGCGCTGGCGCTCGGCGAGAGGATCGCCCGCTTCCTCGAGGATGAGGCGGCGAGGGCTTCGGAAGAGCTTGCGGGGCGGCGGGGGGCTTTTCCAAATTACCAGGGCAGCATCTGGAAGTCTCCCAGGAGGAATGCCACGGTGACCACTATAGCCCCGACCGGGACGATAAGCATAATCGCCGGGTGCTCGTCTGGCATCGAGCCACTGTTTGCCGTCGCTTTCATGAGGCACGTGCTCGGCGGGGAGAGGCTGTTCGAGATTAACCCATTGTTCGAGAGGGTGGCCAAGGAGAGAGGGTTCTACAGCAGCAGTCTGCTCGATAAGGTCGTGAGGCAGGGCACGCTAGACGGCATAAAGGAGGTGCCCGAAGACGTGAAAAGGCTCTTCGTCACGGCGCACGAGATAGCCCCTGAGTGGCACGTGAGGATGCAGGCGGCCTTCCAGAAGTACACCGAGAACGCGGTCTCCAAGACCGTTAACCTGCCACGGAGCGCGACGCCCGCCGACATAGAGGGGATATATAGCCTGGCATACCGCTTGAAGTGTAAGGGCGTCACTGTATACCGGTATGGCAGCAAGGGCGAGCAGGTCCTCAACCTGGGCCTGGGAGAGGAGGAGGCGAAGAGGCGAGTGACGGCGTCGGGCGAGTACGCGGGCGGCATGCCGTCTGACACGTGTCAGGTCTGTGGGTGA
- a CDS encoding YkgJ family cysteine cluster protein gives MLSRQEFFARARGGKHTIEELYAAYETYSTCPAVRSRGAFKCMRCGSCCRRPWRVEVSVYDVQRWIYEKRLDIMKSLEYRPRKGSFRRLSTCEARSLEIMCSSLLDLDESLSAGLAFAIAASRDGSLIMPKDEDGCVYLEDGLCTIYETRPQVCASFPDAGLFEGLTALLEKR, from the coding sequence ATGCTAAGCCGTCAGGAGTTCTTCGCCCGCGCCCGGGGAGGAAAGCATACGATAGAGGAGCTATACGCGGCATATGAGACGTACTCCACTTGCCCGGCGGTCCGGAGTAGAGGCGCTTTTAAGTGCATGAGGTGTGGCAGCTGCTGCCGCAGGCCCTGGCGGGTCGAAGTCTCAGTATACGACGTGCAGAGGTGGATATACGAGAAAAGGCTGGACATAATGAAAAGTTTAGAATATAGGCCGAGGAAAGGCTCGTTTAGAAGGCTGTCGACATGCGAGGCCAGGTCCCTTGAGATAATGTGCTCCAGCCTGCTCGACCTTGACGAGAGCCTCAGCGCGGGCCTCGCCTTTGCCATCGCGGCCTCCAGGGATGGCTCCCTCATCATGCCAAAGGATGAGGATGGGTGCGTTTACCTTGAGGATGGCCTGTGCACGATATACGAGACCAGGCCCCAGGTTTGCGCCAGCTTTCCCGACGCCGGCCTATTTGAGGGACTTACGGCACTCCTCGAGAAGCGTTAG
- a CDS encoding ABC transporter permease gives MSDVLIVARKEFSDLLNSRLVLIVLAFYMFVLLQTFYQMYTNTITTPKGLILMEPGFDACYLGSLVAVVLGFSAMSEETSGKALNTLMVKPLYRDTIINGKLLGGVAFLSWIFWITVAIYTLAINLIAGSLISPYMALYVERLPFVFLLYLLITMLFFSLSMLMSILFKEQSFALFMGFLVWIVFIFLLHDISIMQNLVVSLNLALGGQYFSMYDPFSPISMIRSMLVVDNYENIGALISMEMPKIVKLAFYCFVSIALAYVAFLRKDVE, from the coding sequence ATGAGCGACGTGTTGATCGTGGCCAGGAAAGAGTTCTCTGATTTATTAAATAGCAGGCTGGTACTTATAGTCCTGGCTTTTTATATGTTTGTATTACTCCAAACATTTTATCAGATGTACACAAATACTATTACTACTCCTAAAGGGCTTATTTTAATGGAGCCTGGATTTGATGCGTGTTATCTTGGCAGCCTTGTCGCCGTAGTACTGGGCTTTTCCGCCATGTCAGAGGAGACCTCGGGTAAGGCGCTTAACACCTTGATGGTAAAGCCTTTGTATAGGGACACGATTATCAACGGTAAACTACTGGGCGGCGTAGCGTTCTTATCATGGATATTCTGGATAACGGTGGCTATTTATACGCTGGCGATAAACCTCATTGCAGGCAGTTTGATCAGCCCTTACATGGCATTATACGTTGAAAGGCTGCCATTCGTATTCTTACTATATCTCTTAATCACTATGCTCTTTTTCTCGCTGTCCATGCTGATGAGCATATTGTTCAAAGAGCAGAGCTTTGCCCTTTTCATGGGATTCCTCGTATGGATAGTCTTCATATTCTTGCTACACGATATATCAATAATGCAGAATCTCGTCGTCTCCTTGAATTTGGCGTTAGGCGGCCAGTACTTCTCGATGTATGATCCCTTCAGCCCCATATCGATGATTCGCTCCATGCTAGTGGTTGATAACTACGAAAATATAGGTGCTTTAATATCAATGGAGATGCCTAAAATTGTTAAGCTGGCGTTTTATTGTTTTGTTTCTATAGCATTAGCGTATGTCGCTTTCCTCAGGAAGGATGTGGAGTGA
- a CDS encoding peroxiredoxin family protein, producing the protein MYNVEYRIRVGEMAPDFTLKSTTGREIRLYDCKNKKSVLLFFFNHKKAECLERLKTLAEDYEKFKEAGAVIFPISVLRLDEGRAIVERLGLPFGILCDDGHSVVRAYNMGRCSSTPAHVCFEVIHDVERPTMLVVDTSGVIRYIQRVDASGNPDSLTLLEECRKSLK; encoded by the coding sequence ATGTACAACGTCGAGTACCGCATAAGGGTTGGCGAGATGGCCCCGGACTTCACATTAAAAAGCACGACAGGGCGAGAAATAAGGCTGTACGACTGCAAGAATAAAAAGAGCGTGCTGCTATTCTTCTTCAACCATAAGAAGGCGGAGTGCCTGGAGCGGCTAAAGACGCTTGCGGAGGATTACGAGAAATTTAAGGAGGCGGGGGCGGTGATATTCCCCATAAGCGTCCTTAGACTCGATGAGGGCAGAGCCATCGTGGAAAGGCTGGGCCTTCCCTTCGGGATACTTTGCGACGACGGCCACTCGGTGGTCCGCGCCTACAACATGGGGAGGTGCAGCTCCACCCCGGCACACGTCTGCTTCGAGGTCATCCACGACGTCGAGCGCCCCACCATGCTCGTGGTGGACACGAGCGGCGTAATACGCTATATACAGCGAGTAGACGCCTCCGGAAATCCTGATAGCCTAACGCTTCTCGAGGAGTGCCGTAAGTCCCTCAAATAG